From the Temnothorax longispinosus isolate EJ_2023e chromosome 6, Tlon_JGU_v1, whole genome shotgun sequence genome, one window contains:
- the LOC139814718 gene encoding protein mab-21, which produces MMLVPQDIMGGPSKMLYQMNKYYAERVQARMGQVQKTIREVCKVVQDVLKEVEVQEPRFISSLTECNGRYEGLEVISPGEFEVVLYLNQMGVFNFVDDGTLPGCAVLKLSDGRKRSMSLWVEFITASGYLSARKIRSRFQTLVAQACDKCNYRDSVKMIADTTEVKLRIRERYVVQITPAFKCSGVWPRSAAHWPIPHIPWPHPNLVAEVKTEGFDLLSKESVALQGKQSAMEGDAWVLSFTEAETRLLQGGCRRKCLSILKTLRDRHLDLPGNPVTSYHMKTLLLHECEKHPLETEWDEGCLADRINGIFLQLISCLQCRRCPHYFLPNLDLFKGKSPSGLENAAKQVWRLTRELLTNSRALEKL; this is translated from the coding sequence ATGATGTTGGTTCCACAAGACATTATGGGCGGCCCGTCGAAGATGCTGTACCAAATGAACAAGTACTACGCCGAGCGCGTACAGGCACGCATGGGCCAGGTGCAGAAGACCATACGGGAGGTGTGCAAGGTCGTGCAGGACGTGCTCAAGGAGGTCGAGGTGCAGGAGCCGCGCTTCATCTCCTCGCTGACCGAGTGCAACGGCCGCTACGAGGGCCTCGAGGTGATCTCGCCGGGTGAATTCGAGGTGGTCCTCTACCTGAATCAGATGGGAGTTTTCAACTTCGTCGACGACGGCACCCTGCCGGGCTGTGCCGTGCTGAAGCTCAGCGATGGGCGCAAGAGATCCATGTCCCTCTGGGTCGAGTTCATCACCGCGTCCGGCTACTTGTCGGCCAGGAAGATACGCTCGAGATTTCAGACTCTGGTGGCGCAGGCCTGCGACAAGTGCAACTACAGGGATTCGGTGAAGATGATCGCCGATACTACCGAGGTGAAACTACGGATACGGGAGCGATACGTCGTGCAGATCACGCCAGCGTTCAAGTGCTCCGGTGTGTGGCCGCGATCCGCCGCTCATTGGCCGATACCGCACATCCCCTGGCCGCATCCCAACCTGGTGGCGGAGGTCAAAACGGAGGGCTTCGACCTGCTGTCGAAGGAGAGCGTCGCGCTTCAGGGCAAGCAATCGGCGATGGAGGGTGACGCCTGGGTGTTGTCCTTCACGGAAGCGGAAACCAGGCTGCTACAGGGCGGCTGTCGTCGAAAGTGTCTGAGTATACTTAAAACCCTAAGGGATCGACACCTCGATCTGCCCGGAAATCCAGTCACCAGCTACCACATGAAGACCTTACTGCTGCACGAGTGCGAGAAACATCCCCTCGAGACCGAATGGGACGAGGGATGCCTGGCCGACCGTATTAATGGCATCTTCTTGCAGCTGATATCCTGCCTACAGTGCCGGCGATGTCCGCACTACTTCCTACCGAATCTCGATCTCTTCAAGGGAAAGTCACCTAGCGGTCTGGAAAATGCGGCGAAGCAAGTTTGGAGACTTACGAGGGAGCTGCTCACGAACAGCCGCGCGCTCGAGAAGCTTTAG